The Leifsonia sp. 1010 genome has a segment encoding these proteins:
- a CDS encoding LuxR C-terminal-related transcriptional regulator translates to MPDHRPAPVHAVDRPALFELLDVGVRGPLTVIIAPAGSGKTVLLSQWTASRPDLAVAWFHATRADRDVTHFARRLAAGLTAAHPAVAEVRPAAEATGGLGESYLEALVGALAEADVEIVIVIDDVHVLLPELVDDLSNLADRLPPNAHLVLASRSDAGMRLTHHRLQHALVEIRQHQLTFADDETEDLLARLTGSAVDLRTAATVRQHTDGWAAGVQLAGLTLRSRPGEDLVASLAESDRLIVDYLGEEVLDAQSPERREALLRLSVADELHPDLVPILTEADLGVDLLGRLERESMFLSALPEKPGWFAFHALFRKLMRMRLRAEHPGLERTLLVRVAEWSRGRGDTATAVEALLRAQAWDDAMDLIVTSGREVFERGYVATVARWLGTVPDDIRRTSVDAEIIYAITYGMTGRAREAAEFLRSVAARPDVDPGRRAVAMAWLGVTVQFNPPAETAYEEAASAVALLLADPDLVLPDLLQLNRRDLLLAVSLVAAGRAQLFLGNLDESQEWIERMLNSAGGQYTPYRIHALGSLAVADAFSGRLVRAAVRADEALRLAEESALLDHPATGDAHIALALVAVRRGRPGFGALSLREGVLRASWNARLQLLWLAVLAERLGLPAGAEPEVADPVTEAPPIVQVELDALRLRRARLAGQSEPAHDSPAAWSPVTFEEIVGRLARGDVAGAGRRLEELPPAAPSASIVERVERDVAQGWFLAASGDRAGSELHLARALSVAEPEGLIDVFVRAGRPVAGLIEELPGAPDAFRREVIRLAGLAVISRAHELPDPLTPRELAILAYLPTRLSNAEIAARGYVSLNTVKTHIARIYRKLDVQSRAAAVDRAAELGLLEPLAVVDER, encoded by the coding sequence ATGCCAGACCATCGCCCCGCACCCGTGCACGCGGTCGACCGCCCCGCGCTGTTCGAGTTGCTGGATGTCGGCGTCCGCGGTCCGTTGACCGTCATCATCGCCCCCGCGGGGTCGGGCAAGACGGTGCTGCTGTCCCAATGGACGGCCTCGCGCCCCGATCTCGCCGTCGCCTGGTTCCACGCCACGCGAGCCGACCGCGACGTCACGCATTTCGCGCGCCGCCTAGCCGCCGGCCTCACCGCCGCGCATCCCGCCGTGGCCGAGGTGCGCCCGGCTGCCGAGGCGACCGGCGGGCTCGGCGAGAGCTACCTGGAGGCGCTCGTCGGCGCCCTGGCGGAAGCGGATGTCGAGATCGTGATCGTCATCGACGACGTCCACGTGCTCCTGCCCGAACTCGTGGACGACCTGTCGAACCTGGCCGACCGCCTCCCGCCGAACGCCCACCTCGTGCTCGCCTCCCGCTCGGACGCGGGGATGCGGCTGACCCACCACCGCCTGCAGCACGCGCTCGTCGAGATCCGGCAGCACCAGCTGACGTTCGCGGACGACGAGACGGAAGACCTCCTCGCGCGGCTCACCGGCTCCGCGGTCGACCTCCGCACCGCGGCGACCGTCCGCCAGCACACCGACGGCTGGGCCGCGGGCGTCCAGCTCGCAGGTCTCACCCTGCGGTCACGGCCCGGCGAGGATCTGGTGGCGAGCCTCGCGGAGTCCGACCGCCTGATCGTCGACTATCTGGGCGAGGAGGTGCTCGACGCGCAATCGCCCGAGCGGAGGGAGGCCCTGCTGCGGCTGTCCGTCGCCGACGAACTGCATCCCGACCTTGTGCCCATCCTCACCGAGGCGGATCTCGGCGTCGACCTGCTGGGCCGGCTCGAGCGGGAGTCGATGTTCCTCTCCGCGCTTCCCGAGAAGCCGGGCTGGTTCGCCTTCCATGCCCTGTTCCGGAAGCTGATGCGGATGCGCCTCCGGGCGGAGCATCCCGGCCTCGAGCGGACCCTGCTGGTGCGCGTCGCCGAGTGGTCGCGCGGGCGCGGCGACACCGCGACGGCCGTCGAGGCGCTCCTGCGCGCCCAGGCCTGGGACGACGCGATGGACCTGATCGTCACCTCCGGCCGGGAGGTGTTCGAGCGCGGCTACGTCGCGACCGTGGCGCGCTGGCTCGGGACGGTGCCGGACGACATCCGACGGACCTCGGTGGATGCGGAGATCATCTACGCGATCACGTACGGCATGACCGGACGCGCCCGGGAGGCCGCCGAGTTCCTCCGCAGCGTCGCCGCGCGGCCGGACGTCGACCCCGGCCGTCGCGCCGTGGCGATGGCCTGGCTGGGCGTCACCGTGCAGTTCAACCCGCCCGCGGAGACCGCATACGAGGAGGCGGCGAGCGCCGTCGCGCTCCTCCTCGCCGACCCGGACCTCGTCCTGCCCGACCTCCTGCAACTGAACCGCCGCGACCTCCTGCTGGCCGTCTCGCTCGTCGCTGCCGGTCGTGCGCAGCTGTTCCTCGGCAACCTGGACGAGTCGCAGGAGTGGATCGAGCGGATGCTGAACTCGGCGGGCGGGCAGTACACGCCGTACCGCATCCACGCGCTCGGGAGTCTGGCCGTGGCCGACGCCTTCAGCGGGCGGCTCGTGCGCGCCGCCGTCCGGGCCGATGAAGCGCTGCGCCTGGCCGAGGAGTCGGCGCTGCTCGACCATCCCGCCACCGGGGATGCGCACATCGCGCTCGCGCTCGTCGCCGTCCGGCGTGGGCGGCCAGGTTTCGGCGCCCTGTCCCTGCGGGAGGGTGTGCTGCGCGCCTCGTGGAACGCCCGGCTGCAGCTGCTGTGGCTGGCCGTGCTGGCCGAGCGGCTGGGGCTGCCGGCCGGTGCGGAGCCCGAAGTCGCCGATCCCGTCACCGAGGCACCGCCGATCGTGCAGGTGGAACTGGATGCGCTGCGCCTCCGCCGCGCCCGCCTCGCCGGCCAGTCGGAGCCGGCGCACGACTCTCCGGCCGCGTGGTCGCCGGTCACCTTCGAGGAGATCGTCGGACGTCTGGCGCGGGGCGACGTCGCGGGTGCCGGACGTCGCCTAGAGGAACTGCCGCCCGCCGCACCTTCGGCCTCGATCGTGGAGCGCGTCGAGCGCGACGTCGCACAGGGATGGTTCTTGGCCGCGTCCGGCGACCGCGCAGGCTCCGAGCTCCACCTGGCGCGTGCGCTGTCCGTCGCCGAGCCGGAGGGCCTGATCGACGTCTTCGTGCGTGCCGGCCGTCCCGTTGCCGGGCTGATCGAAGAACTGCCCGGTGCTCCCGACGCCTTCCGTCGCGAGGTGATCCGGCTCGCGGGGCTGGCCGTCATTTCGCGCGCGCACGAGCTGCCGGACCCGCTCACTCCTCGCGAGCTGGCCATCCTCGCCTACCTGCCGACGCGCCTCTCCAACGCCGAGATCGCCGCCCGCGGCTACGTGTCCCTGAACACCGTGAAGACCCACATCGCGCGCATCTACCGCAAGCTCGATGTGCAGTCGCGCGCGGCCGCGGTCGACCGTGCGGCGGAGCTGGGCCTGCTCGAGCCGCTGGCCGTGGTCGACGAGCGCTGA
- a CDS encoding restriction endonuclease, with amino-acid sequence MTISEDESASIVPIWPAFVVPVLSVLARGETMHRRELTDAAADVAGLSPEAREETLTSGGYRYAHRIGWALSHLSKAGWVDRPSRGHYAINEEGRRALHDNPGGFDYARARQAFAPFWPDPVRRTTDRPDGDERMVSDPDILDPVEQIEDGINRIEREVGEELLSRLRESHPDFFEQAVVDLLLAMGYGGAEQRGKRIGGPNDEGVDGIIDQDALGLDRIYVQAKRYKDGNNIGRETIQAFVGALHGFGASRGVFLTTSSFTPGAVDYARNVQSRVILIDGQRLVGLMIKYRVGVQVKRTYASVEIDADFFDE; translated from the coding sequence GTGACTATCTCCGAAGACGAATCAGCGTCGATCGTTCCCATTTGGCCTGCTTTCGTCGTCCCTGTCCTGTCTGTACTTGCCCGCGGGGAGACGATGCATCGCCGAGAACTCACCGACGCGGCAGCCGATGTCGCTGGGCTGAGCCCCGAAGCCCGGGAGGAAACTCTTACGTCAGGCGGATACCGCTATGCGCATCGGATCGGCTGGGCACTCAGCCACTTGTCCAAGGCTGGCTGGGTGGATCGGCCGTCCCGTGGGCACTACGCCATCAACGAAGAGGGCAGGCGAGCACTCCACGACAACCCTGGCGGGTTCGACTATGCGCGGGCTCGTCAAGCCTTCGCTCCCTTCTGGCCGGACCCGGTACGGCGGACGACGGATCGCCCGGACGGTGACGAGCGGATGGTGTCTGATCCCGACATCCTCGACCCCGTCGAGCAGATCGAAGACGGCATCAACCGGATCGAGCGGGAGGTCGGCGAGGAACTTCTCTCGCGCTTGCGGGAGAGCCATCCCGACTTCTTCGAGCAGGCGGTCGTCGACCTCTTGCTTGCCATGGGCTACGGAGGGGCGGAACAACGCGGCAAACGCATCGGCGGCCCTAACGACGAGGGCGTCGACGGCATCATCGACCAGGATGCTCTCGGACTCGACCGGATCTATGTCCAGGCCAAGCGGTACAAGGACGGCAACAACATCGGGCGCGAAACGATCCAGGCTTTCGTGGGTGCGCTCCACGGCTTCGGCGCGAGCCGGGGGGTGTTTTTGACGACGAGTTCATTCACGCCCGGCGCAGTGGACTACGCACGAAACGTCCAGTCGCGCGTGATCCTGATCGACGGCCAGCGGCTCGTCGGCCTGATGATCAAGTACCGCGTCGGCGTGCAGGTCAAACGCACTTATGCGTCCGTGGAGATCGACGCCGACTTCTTCGACGAATAA
- the dinB gene encoding DNA polymerase IV gives MRGEATVLHADLDAFYASVEQRDAPELRGRPVIVGGGVVLAASYEAKARGVRTAMGGRQARDLCPEAVVVPPRMDAYSAASKDVFAIFRDTTPIVEGLSIDEAFLEVGGLRRIAGTPEQIATRLRERVRAEVGLAISVGIARTKFLAKVASAVSKPDGLILVEPDREHEFLLPLPVERLWGVGAVTAEKLHRLGIRTVGQLAELEEATAERLLGRAAGAHLHALARLRDPRPVNATKHRGSIGSQRALGSRPRTSEDLDLILTQIIDRLARRLRDGDRTCRTIVLRLRFGDFTRATRSRTLGFPSDRTSVLLTVARSLLDAVQPEIAERGITLIGISLSHLGRSDTFQPELPIDWDDGARLDTVLDAVRDRFGATSVARAAQLGHDPGWSTPLLPEHQ, from the coding sequence ATGCGGGGCGAGGCGACCGTGCTGCACGCCGATCTCGACGCCTTTTACGCCTCGGTGGAGCAGCGGGATGCGCCCGAGCTCCGCGGCCGCCCGGTCATCGTCGGCGGCGGGGTCGTGCTTGCGGCGAGCTACGAGGCGAAGGCGCGCGGGGTGCGCACCGCGATGGGCGGTCGCCAGGCTCGCGACCTGTGCCCGGAGGCCGTCGTCGTCCCGCCCCGGATGGATGCGTACTCCGCCGCGAGCAAGGACGTGTTCGCGATCTTCCGCGACACGACCCCGATCGTGGAGGGGCTGTCGATCGACGAGGCCTTCCTCGAAGTCGGTGGGCTCCGACGCATCGCCGGCACACCCGAGCAGATTGCGACGCGCCTGCGGGAGCGCGTTCGCGCGGAGGTCGGCCTCGCCATCTCGGTCGGGATCGCGCGGACGAAGTTCCTCGCCAAAGTCGCAAGCGCCGTGAGCAAGCCCGACGGGCTCATCCTGGTCGAACCCGACCGCGAGCACGAGTTCTTGCTCCCCCTCCCCGTGGAACGTCTCTGGGGCGTCGGCGCCGTCACCGCCGAGAAGCTCCACCGTCTCGGCATCCGCACCGTCGGTCAACTCGCCGAACTCGAGGAAGCCACCGCCGAGCGCCTGCTCGGCAGGGCGGCCGGTGCGCACCTGCACGCCCTGGCCCGGCTGCGCGACCCCCGCCCGGTCAACGCGACAAAACACCGCGGCTCCATCGGATCGCAGCGCGCTCTGGGAAGCCGCCCGCGCACCTCGGAGGATCTCGACCTCATTCTGACCCAGATCATCGACCGCCTGGCGCGACGACTGCGGGATGGGGATCGCACGTGTCGCACGATCGTGCTGCGGCTGCGCTTCGGCGACTTCACCCGCGCCACGCGATCGCGCACGCTCGGGTTCCCGTCCGACCGCACCTCGGTGCTGCTGACCGTGGCGCGCAGCCTGCTCGACGCGGTCCAGCCCGAGATCGCCGAGCGGGGCATCACCCTCATCGGCATCTCGCTCTCGCATTTGGGCCGATCGGACACCTTCCAGCCCGAGTTGCCCATCGACTGGGATGACGGCGCGCGTCTCGACACCGTGCTCGACGCCGTGCGCGACCGCTTCGGCGCGACCTCGGTCGCGCGCGCCGCACAGCTGGGGCACGATCCCGGCTGGTCGACGCCGCTCCTGCCGGAACACCAATAA
- a CDS encoding dihydrofolate reductase family protein, translating to MRPLRYAINVTLDGCCHHEAGLPPDEDSMRFWTAEMERADALIFGRVTYGMMESAWRRPASGTWPEWMDDSQLPFAEAIDDAKKHVVSSTLTEVDWNAELLQGDVGQAVERLKQQPGDGLFVGGVTLPRALADLGLIDEYVLVVHPIVAGHGPTLLAGLRERIQLDLVDRQEFRSGVTALRFRPS from the coding sequence ATGAGACCGCTTCGCTACGCCATCAACGTCACCCTCGACGGCTGCTGCCATCACGAGGCAGGGCTTCCGCCCGACGAGGACTCGATGCGTTTCTGGACCGCCGAGATGGAGCGGGCCGACGCCCTGATCTTCGGGCGGGTGACCTACGGGATGATGGAGTCGGCGTGGCGGCGCCCGGCCTCCGGCACCTGGCCCGAGTGGATGGACGACTCGCAGCTCCCCTTCGCCGAGGCCATCGATGACGCGAAGAAGCACGTCGTGTCGAGCACGCTGACCGAGGTCGACTGGAACGCCGAATTGCTGCAGGGCGACGTGGGGCAAGCGGTGGAACGGCTCAAGCAGCAGCCCGGTGATGGCCTGTTCGTGGGCGGGGTCACGCTCCCCCGCGCGCTGGCGGATCTGGGACTGATCGACGAATACGTGCTCGTCGTGCATCCCATCGTCGCCGGGCACGGGCCTACGCTGCTTGCGGGTCTGCGCGAGCGCATCCAGCTGGACCTCGTGGATCGCCAGGAGTTCCGGTCAGGGGTGACCGCGCTGCGATTCCGGCCCAGCTAG
- the arfB gene encoding alternative ribosome rescue aminoacyl-tRNA hydrolase ArfB has translation MPAPHRPGLTVDSGLTIPESELSWRFSRSSGPGGQGVNTADSRVELVWDVAGSAVLSAAQRERLLERLGGRLVDGKLTIAASEQRAQLRNREAARARLADIVADALRPPAAPRRPTRPSRGARERRLDAKKRRTDIKRLRRPPHD, from the coding sequence ATGCCCGCCCCTCACCGCCCCGGCCTCACGGTCGACTCGGGACTCACCATCCCCGAGTCCGAGCTGTCGTGGCGGTTCTCGCGGTCGTCGGGCCCCGGCGGGCAGGGGGTGAACACGGCCGACTCCCGGGTGGAACTCGTGTGGGATGTGGCGGGTTCCGCCGTCCTCTCGGCCGCGCAGCGCGAGCGGCTCCTCGAGCGTCTGGGCGGTCGCCTCGTCGACGGAAAGCTGACGATCGCCGCATCCGAGCAGCGCGCACAGCTGCGCAACAGGGAGGCCGCGCGCGCTCGGCTGGCCGACATCGTGGCCGACGCCCTTCGGCCGCCCGCGGCACCGCGACGACCGACGAGGCCGAGTCGTGGCGCCAGGGAACGGCGCCTGGATGCGAAGAAGCGGCGCACGGACATCAAGCGGCTGCGTCGCCCTCCTCACGACTGA
- a CDS encoding response regulator transcription factor, with the protein MSAAPDVATKPFTIALVDDYDVVLLGLAHMLDDFRDRLVVAEIDANAPLDEPIDVVLYDAFAQPESGHAQIGELVRNPRARHVVVYTWNFHPELIESASAQGVHGYLSKTLTASELVAALEAVNSGQVVVSDSPARAHSAEELDWPGKEVGITDRESEILALITQGKSNAAVAELTYLSPNTVKSHIRSVYRKIGASSRTQAVLWGVEHGFTPDHRRIERWVGGRG; encoded by the coding sequence ATGTCGGCAGCCCCGGACGTAGCGACGAAGCCGTTCACGATCGCCCTTGTGGACGACTACGACGTCGTGCTGCTGGGTCTCGCGCACATGCTGGATGACTTCCGCGACCGGTTGGTCGTCGCAGAGATCGACGCGAACGCCCCGCTGGATGAGCCGATCGACGTCGTCCTGTACGACGCGTTCGCCCAGCCCGAGTCCGGTCACGCGCAGATCGGCGAGCTCGTACGGAACCCCCGAGCCCGCCACGTCGTCGTCTACACGTGGAACTTCCATCCCGAGCTCATCGAGAGCGCCAGCGCGCAGGGCGTCCACGGCTACCTCTCGAAGACCCTCACAGCCTCAGAGCTGGTCGCCGCCCTAGAAGCGGTGAACTCCGGACAGGTCGTCGTGAGTGACTCCCCCGCCCGCGCCCACAGCGCCGAGGAACTCGACTGGCCCGGCAAGGAGGTGGGCATCACGGACCGCGAGTCCGAGATCCTTGCCCTCATCACGCAGGGCAAGAGCAACGCGGCGGTCGCCGAGCTCACCTACCTCAGCCCGAACACGGTCAAGTCGCACATCCGCAGCGTCTACCGCAAGATCGGGGCGAGCAGCCGGACGCAGGCGGTGCTGTGGGGAGTGGAGCACGGGTTCACGCCGGACCACCGGAGGATCGAGCGGTGGGTGGGTGGGCGAGGGTAA
- a CDS encoding Z1 domain-containing protein, translating into MTESELLELLFAEGEPQSTAFHLQLGAWDLVEEGRWISDTKPLTDERRTLVLSKLAFSELAAAVVNETFPPNKAKNVFIEDADWEPWYTAGVRQAHSFYWDAYRTVLEKSLPATSIQNIDETTNRIISRLSDPCSGTPYQAKGLVVGHVQSGKTANFTGVIAKAMDAGYRLIIVLTGTYDILRDQTQRRLDKELVGRENILGGIEEGDVSQAVNVDYWRSDDQDWHSDKFVRHGAQFWATGGIPRIRRLTTSTDDYKALKQGLPALDFRAGNELKFPNKGVWAPENLFTTDVRLMVIKKNSSVLAKILGDLKKIHADLGEIPTLILDDEADLASVNTTQLGKVDAEGKRERTAINKRLSELLDLLKRAQYVGYTATPFANVFVDPDDVSDIFPRDFVYSLEPSNEYMGGAAFHDLDGLPDDVSPTPALSNKAAFVRELDRQPDEDADLMKAIDAFVLTGAIKLWREANPDHNTVNAKPVSYYHHTMLVHESVTQQAHAEMARRIDTIWNAAGYSMPSANARLRELFESDFLPVWQSRRGTGEWGAVVMPDDFADLIQHLGRAVDRITSQGSPVVVVNGDTNSDYQKLNFQAGRVWRILVGGAKLSRGFTVEELTITYYRRRSQAADSLMQMGRWFGYRRGYRDLVRLFIATQAKDPKGKSFNLYAAFEAILRDERDFRDQLLKFSLIRQDDRPVVRPIDIPPLVFQSLPWLRPSARNKMYNAELAFEGDGGVVKDFPRQPDRNKRVNAAHFALVKPWAEQLSTPDSTLEFTYRLANPDVDDNQQDLVDANSSVRSFKAWAVVADAEDVRERLSGFRWAKDYTFEPTLHLMDMAIAEGTLSEWVILTPDLTPYRAIVDGVSVPLLQRSRREDRPGFSGSSFRQRHALQHIAGNPRARYGGPEAERLMGDGTRGAMLLTFSPDLDFSTVREEDRKGAVRDALEGGSLAANDIASLFSLVFPYHSAPAGRVGFRVRRNDLQDMAVVDKD; encoded by the coding sequence GTGACCGAAAGCGAACTGCTCGAGCTTCTGTTCGCGGAGGGAGAGCCTCAGTCCACCGCATTTCACCTTCAGCTCGGCGCGTGGGATCTAGTCGAAGAGGGCCGGTGGATATCCGACACGAAGCCGCTGACCGACGAGCGTCGCACTCTCGTTCTCTCGAAGCTTGCGTTCTCCGAGCTGGCCGCAGCGGTGGTCAACGAGACTTTCCCGCCGAACAAGGCCAAGAATGTCTTCATCGAGGACGCCGACTGGGAGCCCTGGTATACAGCGGGAGTTCGTCAGGCGCACTCGTTCTACTGGGACGCATATCGGACGGTGTTGGAGAAATCGCTGCCGGCGACTTCGATCCAAAACATCGACGAGACCACGAATCGGATCATCAGTCGACTTTCCGACCCGTGTTCGGGGACTCCTTACCAAGCAAAGGGCCTCGTGGTGGGCCACGTCCAAAGTGGCAAGACGGCGAACTTCACCGGCGTGATCGCCAAAGCCATGGACGCCGGTTACCGGCTCATCATCGTGCTGACCGGTACCTACGACATCCTTCGTGATCAGACGCAGCGCCGGCTGGACAAGGAGCTTGTGGGCCGAGAGAACATTCTCGGCGGCATCGAAGAGGGAGACGTTTCTCAGGCGGTCAACGTCGACTATTGGCGCAGCGACGACCAGGATTGGCACAGCGACAAGTTCGTCCGACATGGCGCGCAATTCTGGGCGACGGGCGGCATTCCGCGCATACGGCGCCTAACCACTTCCACCGATGACTATAAGGCTCTCAAGCAAGGACTCCCGGCGCTCGATTTTCGTGCTGGCAACGAGTTGAAGTTCCCGAACAAGGGAGTCTGGGCGCCCGAGAACCTCTTCACAACAGACGTCCGCCTGATGGTCATCAAGAAGAACTCGTCAGTGCTGGCCAAGATTCTGGGCGACCTGAAGAAGATTCATGCCGACCTTGGCGAAATACCCACCTTGATTCTTGACGATGAGGCGGATCTCGCCTCGGTGAACACCACGCAGCTCGGCAAGGTGGACGCCGAGGGAAAGCGGGAGCGCACAGCGATCAACAAGCGACTCTCCGAACTTCTCGACCTGTTGAAGCGTGCGCAGTACGTCGGTTACACCGCGACCCCGTTCGCCAACGTCTTCGTTGATCCTGACGACGTGTCAGACATCTTCCCAAGGGATTTCGTCTACTCGTTAGAGCCCAGCAACGAGTACATGGGCGGAGCAGCGTTCCATGACCTCGACGGCTTGCCCGATGACGTCTCGCCCACACCCGCGCTCTCGAATAAGGCGGCGTTCGTGCGCGAACTCGACCGCCAGCCAGACGAGGACGCGGACCTTATGAAGGCGATCGATGCCTTCGTGCTGACGGGTGCCATCAAGCTGTGGCGCGAGGCTAACCCGGACCACAACACGGTCAACGCCAAGCCGGTGTCGTATTACCACCACACGATGCTCGTGCACGAATCGGTAACCCAGCAAGCCCACGCCGAGATGGCGAGGCGGATCGACACCATCTGGAATGCCGCGGGCTACAGCATGCCATCCGCAAACGCGCGGCTGCGAGAGTTGTTCGAGAGTGACTTCCTGCCAGTATGGCAATCTCGGCGGGGGACAGGTGAGTGGGGCGCCGTCGTCATGCCGGACGACTTCGCGGACCTGATTCAACACCTCGGGCGTGCCGTTGATCGGATAACGTCACAGGGATCCCCGGTCGTCGTTGTCAACGGAGACACCAATTCGGATTACCAGAAGCTGAATTTCCAGGCCGGCCGTGTCTGGCGAATCCTTGTCGGCGGAGCGAAGCTGAGCCGTGGATTCACGGTCGAAGAGCTCACGATCACCTACTATCGGCGACGTTCTCAAGCGGCCGACAGTCTCATGCAGATGGGACGGTGGTTCGGTTATCGTCGTGGATACCGCGACCTGGTCCGGCTGTTCATCGCCACTCAAGCCAAGGACCCTAAGGGGAAGAGTTTCAACCTCTACGCGGCGTTCGAGGCGATCCTCAGAGACGAGCGGGATTTCCGGGATCAGCTGCTCAAGTTCTCGCTGATCCGCCAGGACGACCGTCCAGTGGTCCGACCGATCGACATCCCGCCGCTAGTATTCCAATCACTTCCGTGGCTTCGCCCCTCAGCAAGAAACAAAATGTACAACGCTGAGCTGGCGTTCGAGGGTGACGGCGGCGTCGTCAAGGACTTCCCGCGCCAGCCCGATAGGAACAAGCGTGTCAACGCCGCACATTTCGCGCTTGTGAAGCCTTGGGCCGAGCAATTGAGTACCCCCGACTCGACGCTCGAGTTCACCTACCGGCTCGCGAACCCCGATGTGGACGACAACCAGCAGGACCTCGTCGACGCCAACTCGTCGGTACGAAGCTTCAAAGCCTGGGCGGTGGTCGCAGACGCGGAGGACGTCCGCGAGCGGCTTTCCGGTTTCAGGTGGGCGAAGGACTACACGTTCGAGCCGACCCTCCACCTAATGGACATGGCGATCGCCGAGGGAACACTAAGCGAATGGGTTATCTTGACCCCGGATCTGACCCCGTACCGCGCGATAGTGGATGGTGTGAGCGTGCCGCTCCTGCAGCGCAGCCGGCGCGAAGATCGGCCCGGGTTCTCAGGCAGCTCCTTCCGCCAGCGCCACGCGCTCCAACACATCGCGGGGAACCCTCGTGCCCGTTACGGCGGCCCCGAGGCAGAACGGCTGATGGGTGACGGCACGCGAGGGGCGATGTTGCTCACCTTCTCCCCGGATCTCGATTTTTCGACGGTTCGAGAGGAGGACCGGAAGGGCGCAGTCAGAGATGCGTTGGAAGGTGGGTCGCTTGCCGCGAACGACATCGCTAGCCTCTTCTCTCTCGTGTTTCCCTACCACTCCGCGCCGGCGGGTCGGGTTGGTTTCAGAGTGCGTCGAAACGACCTTCAAGACATGGCGGTTGTCGACAAGGACTAA
- a CDS encoding PD-(D/E)XK motif protein codes for MIEYQHDGPRVEEDKSMSGESAQRSRLSGDDVEAYFRAGFFSRRKVLDSPEAYIEFNPEQEWIRLRTPAAETAPELSGFERITVDVVDELGAGVWAELRVDAREMHYEAYLVLASVVDLMRGGLSFAAAIPEGVDSFRELLRTKQKLSDEAQIGLLGELLLAEHSLRTLSADDVMSAWLGPDREEHDFVFLSFDAEVKTTRSEQRIHLINSVTQLEPTPGRPLYMLSIQVTAAGGAKQGSTLGEHIAAIRRLLDRRLIRAFESRLESLGWRESDADEYPKQWVLRTPPRAYLVDDCFPAITSSRLQKAVPQPALVGSVQYRVDVTTVEGSIAPEPVASFTRLVAEA; via the coding sequence GTGATCGAATATCAGCATGATGGGCCACGAGTCGAGGAGGACAAATCGATGAGCGGTGAAAGCGCGCAGCGCTCGCGATTGAGCGGAGACGATGTCGAGGCCTATTTTCGCGCGGGCTTCTTCAGCCGCCGCAAGGTTCTGGACTCTCCGGAGGCATACATCGAATTCAACCCCGAGCAGGAATGGATTCGTCTTCGGACACCGGCAGCTGAGACCGCGCCCGAACTCAGTGGCTTCGAACGCATCACTGTAGACGTGGTTGACGAGCTCGGCGCGGGAGTTTGGGCCGAGCTGCGAGTCGACGCGCGAGAGATGCATTACGAGGCCTACCTGGTTCTCGCATCCGTGGTCGACCTGATGCGTGGCGGCCTGAGCTTCGCCGCGGCGATTCCGGAAGGAGTCGATTCGTTCCGCGAACTGCTCAGAACGAAGCAGAAGCTCTCGGATGAGGCCCAGATCGGACTCTTGGGGGAGCTTCTTCTGGCAGAGCACTCCCTACGCACCCTGTCTGCGGACGACGTCATGAGCGCATGGCTCGGACCTGATAGAGAGGAGCACGACTTCGTCTTCCTCAGTTTCGACGCCGAGGTGAAGACCACGCGCAGTGAACAGCGCATTCACCTAATCAATTCCGTCACCCAACTAGAGCCGACGCCTGGCAGGCCTCTTTATATGCTTTCGATCCAGGTCACTGCGGCAGGCGGGGCGAAGCAAGGTAGCACGCTCGGTGAGCACATCGCCGCGATCCGGCGCCTCTTAGATCGCCGACTCATCCGGGCTTTTGAGAGTCGACTCGAATCGCTGGGATGGCGAGAATCCGATGCGGATGAATATCCGAAGCAATGGGTGCTTCGTACCCCGCCGAGAGCCTACCTGGTCGATGACTGTTTCCCCGCGATCACGAGCTCCCGTCTGCAAAAGGCCGTCCCCCAACCAGCGCTTGTCGGTAGCGTTCAATATCGTGTAGATGTGACTACCGTCGAAGGATCCATCGCGCCCGAGCCCGTGGCTTCGTTCACCCGATTGGTTGCGGAAGCGTGA